Proteins from a single region of Apium graveolens cultivar Ventura chromosome 7, ASM990537v1, whole genome shotgun sequence:
- the LOC141673509 gene encoding uncharacterized protein LOC141673509 has translation MKGLLDKPLKGQLTTYLQKNSDVFAWTSADMPGIDPNLISHRLNVNPTRKAVKQKNRTYTPDRLEAIKQEVEKLLEAGFIEEVQFPEWLANPVMVKKANGKWRMCIDFIDLNDACPKDCYPYQGLIP, from the coding sequence ATGAAGGGATTACTGGACAAGCCCTTGAAGGGCCAATTGACAACTTACCTACAAAAGAACAGCGATGTGTTTGCTTGGACATcagctgatatgcctgggatTGACCCGAACCTTATATCTCATAGGTTGAATGTCAATCCAACTCGGAAGGCTGTAAAGCAGAAGAATAGAACTTATACCCCGGATAGGCTGGAAGCCATTAAACAGGAGGTCGAAAAGCTCCTAGAAGCTGGATTCATTGAGGAAGTGCAATTCCCTGAATGGTTGGCCAACCCCGTAATGGTTAAGAAGgccaatgggaagtggaggatgtgcatcGACTTCATTGACTTGAATGATGCTTGTCCCAAAGACTGTTAcccctaccaaggattgataccctga
- the LOC141673511 gene encoding uncharacterized protein LOC141673511 — protein MAAESQKTFEQLKKYMTEAPLLAKPSPEVYLYIAVSKQSVNGEFEAKDDIMAKYLRVVKGILTQFDEWCQRHAPIVRQPPERLTSISTPIPFLIWGIDILGPFPVASGHIKFIVVAIDYFTKWIEAKTLAKITTKKISQFFWKNAEIANRIILDGLKKRVKRSRNTWEDELLPILWEYRTTCKLTTEATPFMLAYGDEAVVPLEITHGSPRIEAYEPETNEEGMRLALDLIDEQGDLILRNIEASGVGERGKLSPNWEGLIRSERH, from the exons ATGGCAGCTGAGAGCCAAAAGACCTTTGAACAACTAAAGAAGTACATGACTGAGGCCCCATTGCTGGCCAAACCAAGTCCAGAGGTTTATTTGTACATAGCGGTATCTAAGCAATCC GTTAATGGAGAGTTTGAGGCCAAAGATGATATTATGGCCAAGTACCTGAGAGTCGTAAAGGGAATACTGactcagtttgatgaatg GTGCCAGAGGCACGCCCCAATAGTACGACAACCCCCTGAGAGGCTTACATCTATCAGCACACCCATCCCTTTTTTAATATGGGGAATTGATATACTTGGACCATTTCCTGTAGCATCGGGACATATAAAGTTCATTGTAGTAGCCATAGACTACTTCacaaagtggattgaggctaagacactagccaagataaccaccaagaaAATTTCCCAATTCTTCTGGAAGAAT GCGGAAAttgctaacagaatcatccttgatggacttaagaaaaGGGTTAAACGCTCAAGGAACACTTGGGAAGATGAGTTGCTTCCTATACTGTGGGAATATCGTACCACCTGCAAACTGACTACTGAAGCTACCCCGTTTATGCTGGCTTATGGAGATGAGGCCGTGGTGCCCCTCGAAATCACTCATGGATCCCCTAGAATCGAAGCTTATGAGCCAGAGACCAatgaagaaggcatgaggctcgcTCTTGATCTTATTGACGAG CAAGGAGATTTGATTTTAAGGAATATTGAGGCATCGGGAGTCGGGGAGAGAGGAAAGCTATCCCCTAACTGGGAAGGCCTTATAAGGTCAGAAAGACATTAa